One stretch of Arachis duranensis cultivar V14167 chromosome 1, aradu.V14167.gnm2.J7QH, whole genome shotgun sequence DNA includes these proteins:
- the LOC107470136 gene encoding autophagy-related protein 8i, whose protein sequence is MGKSKSKKLKLFKEEFTFDERKKESTSIIVKYPDRVPVIIEKYARADIPTLDKKKYLVPRDMSVGQFIHILSGRLRMKPGKALFIFVKNTLPQTTSLLSNIYDTYKDDDGFLYMCYSSEKTFG, encoded by the exons ATGGGCAAATCCAAATCCAAGAAGCTTAAGCTTTTCAAGGAAGAGTTTACGTTCG ATGAACGGAAAAAGGAATCTACAAGCATCATAGTCAAATATCCAGATCGAGTTCCT GTCATCATTGAGAAATATGCGAGGGCAGATATCCCTACATTGGACAAGAAAAA atATTTGGTTCCAAGGGACATGTCTGTTGGGCAGTTCATTCATATTTTGAGTGGCAGGCTACGGATGAAGCCCGGGAAAGCTCTGTTTATATTTGTGAAGAACACATTACCTCAGACTA CGAGTCTTTTGAGCAACATCTATGACACTTACAAGGATGATGACGGCTTTCTGTACATGTGTTACAGCAGTGAAAAAACATTTGGCTAA
- the LOC107470121 gene encoding uncharacterized protein LOC107470121 has translation MMDSCEGARKGIEEVKLKDGENVSAQHESCQLPITCFTEIVNDASLHFQIIQFPKQIYVWVGYTSAKLGNLYAAAHTRPNNNVSITSLMGGTSDNTGSGLACRLVLKTGLNVILACNIPKNSPMIEAEAEKILVQKLNSMGYGMS, from the exons ATGATGGATTCTTGTGAAGGAGCAAGGAAGGGGATTGAAGAGGTAAAATTGAAGGACGGGGAAAATGTTTCTGCACAACATGAATCGTGTCAGTTGCCTATCACGTGCTTCACCGAAATCGTGAACGATGCCAGCCTCCATTTTCAGATTATACAGTTTCCAAAACAG ATATATGTGTGGGTTGGTTACACCTCTGCCAAATTGGGGAACTTGTATGCAGCTGCTCACACTCGCCCT AACAATAATGTATCAATAACTTCGTTAATGGGAGGGACTTCTGATAACACTGGCTCTGGTCTTGCTTGCCGCTTAG TTCTGAAGACTGGTCTCAATGTCATTTTGGCTTGCAATATTCCCAAAAATAGCCCTATGATTGAG GCTGAAGCTGAGAAAATATTGGTTCAGAAACTCAATAGTATGGGTTATGGCATGTCTTGA
- the LOC107471583 gene encoding uncharacterized protein LOC107471583: MEMEHISIVQGTKLEAHYVVRVELFSLLAKNSIEKYVSEKFEAGGYKWKLVLHPSGNKGKNIKDHVSLYLALDEASLPHPAWEIYANFRLFLLDQNTDNYLVVQDATGKERRFYKMKAEWGFDKFITLKEFNDASKGYLVDDTCAFGAEVYVCKERSRSKGESIVMVKDSFTYKHVWEINNFSKLDLECYDSKTFNAGSYEWKIKLYPKGNGPGFGNHLSLYLALSNPSTLSPVSKIYAQITLRILDQKQAKHHFGKANYWFSSSNHERGASRLIPLSYFTSQYQGFLVKDSCLVEAEVQILGVVEALS; this comes from the exons ATGGAAATGGAACACATTTCAATTGTGCAAGGAACAAAGTTGGAAG CTCATTACGTAGTGAGAGTTGAGTTATTTTCGCTCCTCGCAAAGAATTCAATAGAAAAATACGTGTCAGAGAAATTTGAAGCTGGAGGATATAAATG GAAGTTGGTCCTACACCCAAGTGGAAACAAgggcaaaaatataaaagaccATGTTTCACTATACTTGGCTTTGGATGAAGCAAGTTTACCTCATCCTGCTTGGGAGATCTATGCGAATTTTCGATTGTTTTTGCTTGACCAGAACACCGACAACTACTTAGTTGTCCAAG ATGCAACGGGAAAGGAAAGGAGATTTTACAAAATGAAGGCTGAATGGGGATTTGATAAGTTCATTACTCTAAAAGAGTTCAACGATGCCTCTAAAGGTTATTTGGTGGATGATACATGTGCATTTGGAGCAGAAGTCTATGTATGCAAGGAAAGAAGCAGAAGTAAAGGGGAATCCATAGTAATGGTGAAGGATTCCTTTACCTACAAGCATGTCTGGGAGATTAACAACTTCTCAAAATTGGACTTAGAATGCTATGACTCTAAAACATTCAATGCTGGCAGCTACGAGTG GAAGATAAAACTATATCCCAAAGGAAACGGTCCTGGATTTGGCAATCATCTTTCTTTGTACTTAGCCTTATCTAACCCATCAACACTTTCTCCTGTTTCAAAAATATATGCACAGATAACATTACGCATACTTGACCAAAAGCAAGCCAAGCATCACTTTGGAAAAG CTAATTACTGGTTTAGTTCCTCAAACCATGAACGTGGTGCATCAAGATTGATTCCACTCAGTTACTTCACCAGTCAATACCAGGGTTTTCTGGTGAAGGATAGTTGCTTGGTGGAAGCTGAGGTCCAAATTCTCGGGGTGGTTGAAGCATTGTCCTGA
- the LOC107470141 gene encoding S-adenosylmethionine synthase, whose amino-acid sequence MAAETFLFTSESVNEGHPDKLCDQISDAVLDACLEQDPDSKVACETCTKTNMVMVFGEITTKANVDYEKIVRDTCRNIGFVSNDVGLDADNCKVLVNIEQQSPDIAQGVHGHLTKRPEEIGAGDQGHMFGYATDETPELMPLSHVLATKLGAKLTEVRKNGTCPWLRPDGKTQVTVEYVNDKGAMVPIRVHTVLISTQHDETVTNDEIAADLKEHVIKPVIPEKYLDEKTIFHLNPSGRFVIGGPHGDAGLTGRKIIIDTYGGWGAHGGGAFSGKDPTKVDRSGAYIVRQAAKSIVASGLARRCIVQVSYAIGVPEPLSVFVDTYGTGKIPDKEILQIVKENFDFRPGMISINLDLKRGGNNRFLKTAAYGHFGRDDSDFTWEVVKPLKWEKA is encoded by the coding sequence ATGGCAGCAGAGACTTTCCTTTTCACCTCCGAGTCTGTGAACGAGGGACACCCAGACAAGCTCTGTGATCAAATCTCCGATGCTGTCCTTGACGCCTGCCTCGAGCAGGACCCAGACAGCAAGGTTGCCTGTGAAACCTGCACCAAGACCAACATGGTCATGGTCTTTGGAGAGATCACAACCAAGGCCAATGTAGACTACGAGAAGATTGTCCGCGACACCTGCAGGAACATTGGATTCGTTTCCAACGATGTTGGTCTTGATGCTGACAACTGCAAGGTTCTTGTCAACATTGAGCAACAGAGCCCTGATATTGCACAGGGTGTCCATGGCCATCTCACAAAAAGGCCTGAGGAGATTGGTGCTGGTGACCAAGGTCACATGTTTGGCTATGCCACTGATGAGACCCCTGAGTTGATGCCCTTGAGCCATGTTCTTGCAACCAAGCTTGGCGCAAAACTCACCGAGGTTCGCAAGAACGGCACATGCCCCTGGTTGAGGCCCGACGGCAAGACCCAGGTCACAGTTGAGTATGTCAATGACAAGGGTGCCATGGTTCCCATCCGTGTCCACACCGTGCTTATCTCAACTCAGCACGATGAGACGGTCACCAACGATGAAATTGCCGCAGATCTCAAGGAGCATGTTATCAAGCCTGTGATCCCAGAGAAGTACCTCGACGAGAAGACCATCTTCCACTTGAACCCCTCAGGCCGATTCGTCATTGGTGGGCCTCATGGTGACGCAGGTCTCACTGGCCGCAAGATTATCATCGATACCTACGGTGGATGGGGAGCACACGGTGGTGGTGCCTTCTCGGGAAAGGACCCAACCAAGGTAGACAGGAGTGGAGCCTACATTGTGAGGCAGGCTGCCAAGAGCATTGTTGCCAGCGGACTTGCCAGGAGGTGCATTGTGCAAGTGTCCTATGCCATCGGTGTGCCAGAGCCATTATCTGTGTTTGTTGATACCTATGGAACTGGGAAGATCCCTGACAAGGAGATCCTCCAGATTGTGAAGGAGAACTTTGACTTCAGGCCAGGAATGATCTCAATCAACCTTGATCTAAAGAGAGGTGGCAACAACAGATTCTTGAAGACTGCTGCTTATGGACACTTTGGAAGGGATGACTCTGACTTCACATGGGAGGTTGTGAAGCCCCTCAAGTGGGAGAAGGCCTAA